The Nocardia sp. BMG51109 nucleotide sequence CGGTTCAGCTGCGCGGCCGAGATCGCCAGGCGCAGCAGGCCGGCGCGACGGGCCGTGCGCGCGGCGCTCATCACCATCGCGTGGCACCACCACGGTTCGGCCCGGAAGCCCTCGCCGATGCCGTGCACCCAACCACGCTGCGCCACATCGCGTTCCAGATCGTGGATGGCGGTCAGGCTCAGCGCGACACGGAAACCCACGTCGGGCAGGGCGGCGATCGCCCCCTCCGAGGCGGTCCAGCGCGGCGCCGCGAACAGCCGCGTCCGCAGGCCCACACCCTCCATCACCCGGTCGGCGGCCATCAGCCGCAGGCGCGCCTCGTGTTCGGGCAGCGCCGCGAACTCCGCGCGGC carries:
- a CDS encoding DUF2334 domain-containing protein, which codes for MRAQLIVSVSGIRDTTRAAAAAFAEEMDRRDVRLSLLVAPRLKGKYRLADDPRTQDWLRSRRESGDAIVLHGYDQAATKRRRAEFAALPEHEARLRLMAADRVMEGVGLRTRLFAAPRWTASEGAIAALPDVGFRVALSLTAIHDLERDVAQRGWVHGIGEGFRAEPWWCHAMVMSAARTARRAGLLRLAISAAQLNRSAPRQAVLDAVDLALFHEAVPDVYRWEPFAAARAA